A single window of Planctomycetia bacterium DNA harbors:
- a CDS encoding amino acid transporter — translation MCLCGVDYFSTLGYQPSIAFEGAGTLAPVATLILVLVTLLGALPIYCHVAGETPDGVGSVGMIERMFTGWTAKLAVLVLVGFAATDFVITKTLSAADAAAHLISNPLYSGQVPNWMQGQMAVTMFLLVLLGGMFLKGYGEVVGVATVLVVAYIGLTAIIITAGVSYLVGHPTLLPHWLSEIATGHYHLEHAPLSGAGPWVAIAIACLIFPKLALGMSGFETGVLHIHLVRGTKADPADAAARIRHTRMLLITAALLMSILLLGSSLITGTDTLIPADELRLEPVKGKAMDRALAYIAHGESPYPVCSLFGRVFGTVYDVSTILILWFAGASAMAGLLNMVPRYLPRYGMAPEWAAAYRPLVIAFTIVNLIVTWCFRADVSAQGGAYATGVLVLMTSAAIGSLVDVCRKPAPVAARAGFGRRRTIAAFALISAVFMYTTIANVYERPDGIIIASIFIASVLMISIASRVWRSKELRLKEFRFADESARMLWTDICADGGFRVLVPHRPGHRSLDEKEAEVRRKHRIPQNVPLIFLEVHYGDTSEFQNAPIISARQEEGRFIIVARDVASVSHTIAQIAIEMSKSGSPLDIVFGWSLGSALRLALEFVLFGQGDVPNSVFALLQKAIPDAEKRPTVIVG, via the coding sequence ATGTGCCTGTGCGGCGTGGACTACTTCAGCACACTCGGATACCAGCCCTCGATCGCCTTTGAGGGGGCCGGGACGCTCGCCCCGGTGGCGACGCTGATTCTCGTGCTGGTGACCCTGCTCGGCGCGTTGCCGATCTACTGCCACGTTGCCGGGGAGACACCGGACGGCGTCGGCTCCGTCGGCATGATCGAACGGATGTTCACCGGCTGGACGGCGAAACTCGCCGTGCTCGTCCTCGTGGGGTTTGCGGCGACCGACTTCGTCATCACGAAGACGCTCTCTGCTGCCGACGCGGCGGCCCACTTGATCTCAAATCCGCTCTACAGCGGGCAGGTTCCCAACTGGATGCAGGGACAGATGGCCGTCACCATGTTCCTGCTCGTGCTCCTTGGCGGCATGTTCCTCAAAGGCTATGGCGAGGTCGTCGGAGTGGCGACCGTTCTCGTGGTCGCCTACATCGGCCTGACCGCGATCATCATTACGGCGGGCGTGTCGTACCTCGTCGGGCACCCTACGCTCCTGCCGCACTGGCTCAGCGAGATCGCCACGGGGCATTACCACCTCGAACACGCGCCCTTATCGGGCGCAGGGCCGTGGGTCGCCATCGCCATCGCCTGCCTCATCTTTCCGAAGTTGGCACTGGGCATGAGCGGGTTCGAGACGGGCGTGCTGCACATCCACCTCGTCCGCGGCACGAAGGCCGACCCGGCGGATGCTGCAGCGCGGATTCGCCACACCCGGATGCTGCTCATCACGGCCGCGTTGCTCATGTCCATCCTGCTCCTTGGTTCCTCACTGATCACCGGCACCGACACGCTGATCCCCGCAGATGAACTTCGTCTCGAACCGGTGAAGGGCAAGGCTATGGACCGGGCGCTGGCGTACATCGCTCACGGCGAGAGTCCGTACCCGGTGTGCTCCTTGTTTGGGCGAGTGTTTGGCACGGTCTACGACGTCAGCACGATCCTCATCCTCTGGTTTGCGGGCGCGTCGGCGATGGCGGGGTTGCTCAACATGGTGCCCCGCTACCTGCCGCGGTATGGCATGGCTCCTGAGTGGGCCGCCGCCTACCGTCCGCTGGTGATCGCCTTCACGATTGTGAACCTGATCGTCACGTGGTGTTTTCGGGCGGACGTCTCGGCGCAGGGCGGCGCGTATGCGACAGGCGTCCTCGTGCTGATGACCAGCGCCGCGATCGGCTCACTCGTGGACGTGTGCCGGAAACCGGCTCCCGTCGCGGCACGGGCAGGGTTCGGCCGCAGGCGCACTATCGCTGCCTTCGCGCTGATCTCGGCCGTGTTCATGTACACGACGATTGCCAATGTCTACGAGCGGCCCGATGGCATCATCATCGCCTCGATCTTCATCGCCTCCGTGTTGATGATCTCTATCGCCTCACGCGTGTGGCGGAGCAAGGAACTGCGGCTCAAGGAGTTTCGCTTCGCCGACGAGTCAGCGCGGATGCTCTGGACCGACATCTGCGCCGACGGTGGGTTTCGCGTGCTGGTGCCCCACCGGCCCGGCCACCGCTCGCTGGATGAGAAAGAGGCGGAGGTGCGGCGGAAGCACCGCATCCCCCAGAACGTGCCGCTCATCTTTCTCGAAGTGCACTACGGCGATACCAGTGAATTCCAGAATGCACCAATCATCTCGGCGCGGCAGGAAGAAGGCCGCTTCATCATCGTGGCACGGGACGTGGCCTCGGTGTCGCACACGATCGCACAGATCGCAATCGAGATGAGCAAGTCGGGAAGCCCACTGGATATTGTCTTCGGCTGGAGCCTCGGCAGTGCCTTGCGGCTGGCATTGGAATTCGTGCTGTTCGGGCAGGGCGATGTGCCGAACAGCGTGT
- the TRm5 gene encoding IS256 family transposase, with product MTHQDECPAINDLTALLIEHGPDAFSTALATFLNHAMHIEREHVLKAESHQRTDARQGYANGFKPKSLKTRVGQIELRIPQTRNYRDDNGRPFYPRALERGVRSERALTLAVAEMYVQGVSTRKVTAIVQELCGLDITSTQVSRAAAELDEQLEAWRNRPIGEITYLILDARYEKVRHDGAIVPCALLTAIGIGPDGKRSILGCSVQLSEAETHWRKFLERLVARGMHGVRLVVSDDHAGLKAARQAVLTGVPWQRCQFHLMQNAMAHVPKVAMRAEVAGDLRRVFDADEPSEAQRRLQDVVTRYQKTAPQLAAWLEENVPEALTVLRVPAAHRRRLRTTNGLERLNKEIKRRTRVATLFPNEASLLRLASAVLSEISDDWETERAYLTMEAR from the coding sequence ATGACCCACCAAGATGAATGCCCAGCGATCAACGACCTCACGGCCCTGCTCATCGAGCACGGCCCGGACGCGTTTAGCACTGCCCTCGCCACGTTCCTGAATCACGCGATGCACATCGAACGCGAGCATGTGCTCAAGGCCGAGTCTCATCAGCGAACCGACGCTCGTCAAGGCTACGCCAATGGATTTAAACCGAAGTCCCTCAAGACCCGCGTCGGCCAGATCGAGCTCCGGATCCCGCAGACCCGCAACTACCGGGACGACAATGGCCGCCCGTTTTACCCAAGGGCCTTGGAGCGGGGCGTCAGGAGCGAGCGAGCCCTGACCCTCGCCGTCGCCGAGATGTACGTCCAAGGCGTCAGCACCCGGAAGGTCACGGCCATCGTCCAAGAACTCTGTGGCCTGGACATCACCTCCACGCAGGTAAGCCGGGCGGCCGCCGAGCTCGACGAGCAATTGGAGGCCTGGCGGAACCGGCCGATCGGCGAGATCACCTACCTCATCCTCGATGCCCGCTACGAAAAGGTTCGCCACGACGGGGCGATCGTCCCCTGCGCCCTCCTCACGGCTATCGGAATCGGACCCGATGGCAAGCGGAGCATCCTCGGCTGCAGCGTGCAGCTCTCCGAAGCCGAGACGCACTGGCGGAAGTTCCTTGAACGCCTCGTCGCCCGCGGCATGCACGGCGTCAGGCTCGTCGTCAGCGACGACCATGCCGGACTCAAGGCCGCCCGGCAGGCCGTCCTCACCGGAGTGCCCTGGCAACGCTGCCAGTTCCATCTCATGCAGAACGCAATGGCTCACGTGCCCAAGGTCGCCATGAGAGCGGAGGTCGCAGGCGACCTCCGCCGCGTCTTCGACGCCGACGAGCCTTCCGAGGCCCAGCGGCGGCTCCAAGATGTCGTGACCCGCTACCAGAAGACCGCCCCCCAACTCGCAGCCTGGCTCGAGGAGAACGTCCCAGAAGCCCTCACCGTACTTCGGGTGCCAGCCGCCCACCGGCGGCGGCTCCGAACGACCAACGGGCTCGAGCGACTCAACAAGGAGATCAAGCGACGGACACGGGTCGCAACGCTCTTCCCGAACGAGGCGTCGCTCCTGCGACTCGCCTCTGCCGTCCTCTCAGAGATCAGTGACGATTGGGAAACCGAACGTGCCTACCTGACCATGGAAGCCAGATGA